One Burkholderia pyrrocinia DNA segment encodes these proteins:
- a CDS encoding DUF2325 domain-containing protein produces the protein MHAPPFRLARTAGLPSSAGHPAAASGARVDACCAPSRAQQAELKRRTRLSELDANLHCSIIGTCLTTHELRRLVPKFADLDRQHATDLEIHHAAVELAIEGTAGAKALHKALDERYAGAIRAFDSAKDADELLARWKEALKSGDIPPAYWALMTHPRTTMGVRQAAFGDLHMLSHLVGAANRADIRRLVALEEENAALHEKIERQQARLHEMSTQRDAALRELDAINARQNAQQPAAETALRDEVHELREALAARDERLALHTSRREAAEQRIAAEQASARAMRARLDDLMAMVKTLRAEASAIEQAVQASTDDPAEQTVNALSMLRHTRLVYVGGRPGSNRAIRRIVETAGGEVTLHDGGIEDRKGLLAAALPGAHLVVFPVDCIDHDSMNLLKRICERHHIAYYPLRTASVASFVELIGRLDAQARDVIAPDAALGDTPRFCLRHG, from the coding sequence ATGCACGCTCCGCCCTTTCGCCTTGCCCGCACGGCGGGCCTCCCGTCGTCCGCCGGCCACCCGGCCGCGGCAAGCGGCGCGCGAGTCGACGCATGCTGCGCGCCGTCCCGTGCGCAACAGGCCGAACTGAAGCGCCGCACGCGCCTGTCCGAACTCGATGCGAACCTGCACTGCTCGATCATCGGCACCTGCCTGACCACGCACGAACTGCGCCGGCTCGTACCGAAATTCGCCGATCTCGACCGGCAGCACGCAACCGACCTCGAAATCCATCATGCGGCCGTCGAGCTCGCGATCGAAGGCACGGCCGGCGCCAAGGCGCTGCACAAGGCACTCGACGAGCGCTATGCCGGTGCGATACGCGCGTTCGACAGCGCGAAAGACGCGGACGAACTCCTCGCACGCTGGAAGGAAGCGCTCAAGAGCGGCGACATTCCACCCGCGTACTGGGCGCTGATGACGCATCCGCGCACGACGATGGGCGTGCGCCAGGCCGCGTTCGGCGACCTGCACATGCTGTCGCACCTGGTCGGCGCGGCCAATCGCGCCGATATCCGGCGGCTGGTCGCGCTGGAGGAAGAGAATGCGGCGCTGCACGAGAAGATCGAACGGCAGCAGGCGCGCCTGCACGAGATGAGCACGCAGCGCGACGCGGCGCTGCGGGAACTGGACGCGATCAACGCGCGCCAGAACGCGCAGCAGCCGGCTGCCGAAACCGCGTTGCGCGACGAAGTACACGAACTGCGCGAAGCGCTGGCCGCACGCGACGAACGGCTCGCGCTGCACACGAGCCGCCGCGAGGCGGCCGAGCAGCGGATCGCCGCGGAACAGGCGAGCGCCCGCGCGATGCGCGCACGGCTCGACGACCTGATGGCGATGGTGAAGACGCTGCGCGCCGAAGCGAGCGCGATCGAACAGGCGGTGCAGGCGTCGACGGACGATCCGGCCGAGCAGACGGTGAACGCGCTGTCGATGCTTCGGCACACGCGCCTCGTTTATGTCGGCGGGCGGCCCGGTTCGAACCGTGCGATCCGGCGGATCGTCGAAACGGCGGGCGGCGAGGTGACGCTGCACGACGGCGGCATCGAGGATCGCAAGGGCCTGCTGGCCGCGGCGTTACCGGGCGCGCACCTGGTCGTGTTCCCGGTCGACTGCATCGACCACGATTCGATGAACCTGCTCAAGCGCATCTGCGAACGCCATCACATCGCGTACTACCCGCTGCGGACCGCCAGCGTCGCCAGCTTCGTCGAACTGATCGGGCGGCTCGATGCGCAGGCGCGCGATGTCATCGCGCCGGACGCAGCCTTGGGCGACACGCCGCGTTTCTGCCTGCGGCACGGCTAG
- a CDS encoding winged helix-turn-helix domain-containing protein yields the protein MRIQQADTIAIGPGKVALLEAVREHGSISAAARSLKMSYRRAWLLMDELNRSLKSPATVSEHGGQSGGGSVLTPVGEEIIRLYRGIEERAYAACAGEIAALTKMVRR from the coding sequence ATCGCGATCGGCCCGGGCAAGGTCGCGCTGCTGGAGGCCGTGCGCGAGCATGGTTCGATTTCGGCGGCGGCGCGCAGTTTGAAGATGTCGTACCGGCGCGCGTGGCTGCTGATGGACGAGCTGAACCGCTCGCTGAAGTCGCCGGCGACGGTGTCCGAGCATGGCGGGCAGAGCGGCGGCGGCAGCGTGCTGACGCCGGTGGGCGAGGAGATCATCCGCCTCTATCGCGGGATCGAGGAACGCGCATACGCGGCCTGCGCGGGCGAGATCGCCGCGCTCACGAAAATGGTGCGCCGCTGA